From Pueribacillus theae:
TTACCGTTATATTCTATAATGAGAACAAATCATTCTATATTAAGAACAAAGGGGCGATTTATCGTATGCGCTTATTTTATAAAGAAGCAAAAGAACTTGCAGATAAAGCGTTAAAAAACGAACAGGAAATTACAATCATTCAATTAAAAAAAGAAAATAAAACAGATTATGATTTACAAGTTATACGGCTGCAGCGCGCGCTTAGAAAAGTATATGAAGAAGGGTACAATGAAGGGCTAAAAAATGGGCTGAAGTCTAAATTCAATTTTTCAGACTGAACATTATAAGCCAAGTCCGTTATAGAGCTCGGCTGTTTAATTCAGTTATGATTTTCTCTTTTAACGGGGCTTCCGTATTTTCAAAAGCTGTTTTTGCAAGATCGATAAGCTTTTTGCTTTTCTCCATCCGCAATTGTTCAAGAAGCACTTGCACGTATTCCGTATCTGTTTCGATTGCCTGAAGCATTAGTGTCTCCTGCTTGCCAAAACCAAGTCCATTCATCACAGACTGGGTAAATGACCTTCGTGAAAATGTATCAGTAAACATGACCGAAACCGCATGATCAGATAAAAATAAATCTAAATAATGGAGAGCGATGACACGGTTTAATCGTTCATACTCACTTTTGGAAATCGATGACAAATACTGATCAAGCCGTTCAGTATGCATTCGATCCAGCTGTTCCATTTTGATTGAAATGTCGATAAGGTTCACAAAAACACGAATGTATAAAAAGCCATGCAAAATAAAGATAGAATTTACCCGCTTCATGACCGGCCCATTCGTTTTCAATTGTGCCTTTTCAACTAATTTTTTTGTGTCTTTCTCAAGTTGGTTTATCCACTGCATTCGCGGTGAATCATCTTTATACGTTTCTTTTTTTAATTCTTCGACTGCTTTTGTAAAAGCTTCATTATCCTCATGTAAAGGCGTTCTTTCAATTAAGTGGCCATTTTCTTCCTGATGTGTCATACGAAATTTTTGAAGCAAAGTATCCGGATCCTGCAGGACAAGTTGCGGAGATTCCCTTTCCTTCTTGTCCTCTTCATTGCTTGCTTTTGGTGTATCCGGAATTTCCTCATTTTTGTTTTTTAAACGGTAATACAGAATCAACCCTAGCATGGCGACAAGCGCGACAAAAACGACAACGATATCAATCCCCCAAGATAAAAACAGGCCATAGCCTATAAAGCCTAAAAACATTCCAAAGATGGTTGCGCATCCTATCCTCATACTTCTCTTCCCTCGGTATATTTTCCAGCGGTTAGCAGCATTCTTTACAGTATCCGTACAATTCAAATTTATGATCGGTAATTACGAACTCACTCGGGGGCTCAGACAGCGCATCTAGTGGGCAAATGTCAATTAATCTCGACTTCCCGCACGATAAGCAAATGAGATGATGGTGGTGATCGCCTTTTGAGCAGTTCAAACGATAAATCCGTTCTCCATTTAGATCTGTTGTCTCTACGATGTCAAGCTGTTCAAATAACGAAAGGTTCCGGTAAACTGTATCAAGGCTCAATCCAGGGAAAGTGGACTGCATAGAGTGAAGCATTTCTTTTGCAGATAAATAGCGTTTCTCCCGTTCAAATATCCGAATCATCTCTTCACGCTTATCAGTCTTCTTATATCCACGCTTTTTTAATTGGTTCATATATTCATTAACTGTCATATTCCTATCTCCAATATATTTAGTATCATCCCTATTATAACAAAGTTGGCTTTCTTTGAACTACCCACCACTTAACGCTCTTACGAGCTGTTTGAAGTGGGGGATTCCTACGAACTCCGCTCTATCGAACAGATATTTAGCAGGCTATCCCTGCCGTTCCAACAGTTAGAAGCCTTATCGCTTCATTTTTTAGATTTTGTCCTGCGTTAATATCTCTATCGTGATGTGTGCCACAAGATGGGCATTCCCATTCACGAAGATTTAGGTTCTTAACGTCTTTGTTTCGGTATCCACAACATGAACAAAGTTGAGAGGAAGCGAAGTTTTTAGCCACGACTATGACTTGCTTGCCATACCATTTTGATTTGTACGCTTACATTCTTCTGAACTCTGACCATGATACTTCACTAATTGCTTTTGCTAATTTGCGGTTTTTAAGCATATGACTCACTTGCAAATCTTCAATACCAATCACATCGTGGTTTTTAATGATTACGGTTGAAATTTTTTGCAAATAGTCCGTTCTCGCATTTGTGATTTTCTCATGGATACGAGCCACTTTACGCCTTTGTTTTTGAAAGTTCTTCGCTTCTTCCAGCTTACAATTTCGTTTTAATGCCAACTCCTTTCGTCTAGAAAGAACCCGTTGTGCTTTGACTAGCTTCTTTTCTAACGTGCGGAAGAACGTAGGGTTTCTGAATGATTGACCCGTGGAAAGGATTGCAAAATCCTTCAACCCAACATCCACACCGACAGACGATCCAGTTTTCGGTAGTTCTTGTATTTCTGTTTCTACTAACAACGACACAAAATAGTTTCCACTCGGATTTCGCCTAACAGTAGCGCTTAAGATACGCCCTTCCACTTCACGGCTTTTGGCAAACCTCACAAGTCCAATTTTGGGTAATTTCATTTTACTTCCAATAACTGCGATATTTCCATTTGTCTGTTTCGTTGTATAGGATTGAACCTTATTCTTTTTAGACTTAAAGCGTGGCACATCATTTTGTTTCTTGAAAAATCGAGTATAGGCATCGGAAAGATTTTTCAATGATGATTGAATTGCGATACTATCTACTTCTCTTAACCAAGGGAATTCTTTTTTTAACTGAGGTAACGCTGCAGAGCACGTATTGTATGTTAATCCTTTTCCCGTTTCTTTATAGGTATCCTGCCACTTCGCAAGGAAATGATTAAACACAAAACGACTGCATCCGATGGTTTTGTTAATCATTGTTCCCTGTTCTTTATTTGGATAGATGCGAAACTTATAGGCTTTTTTTACTAACATTGATTTCACCTCCTTCCCAACTATTCCTATTTTAACATTTTAAAAATTCAAATACAAACATTTGTTCCCGTACATTTTGAGGATTTAACGCTTGATAAGGAGACAAAGGAGATGGTACTCGTGTTCCGTTTTTATAAGTTACTAAATAGTGCTCGAGCAGTCGGACAGTTGAGATGACAAGTAGCTATCTCTTGTCTGAAGGCGATTCATCCCAACCCTTCTCAATGAGCTATCACCCTTCCCTCTACTTAAGTATGGGGTCTTTTCGCCTATTTAAGAAAAATATAAAAGTATGGTAGACTATAATTGACTCATCGGGATGTAGCGTAGTTTGGTAGCGCGCATGCATGGGGTGCATGAGGTCGCAGGTTCAAATCCTGTCATCCCGATTATTTTTCATTATAACAGATAGCCCTTAAACCATTAGTGTATAAGGGTTTTTGTTTTGTTGTAGATTAATACAGTTTCACTTACTTTTGACTAGTACAGGCAATAAAAACACCGGCTGCCGCAAGGTCATCGTCCCCGGTTCTGAATGAACGGAACGATAAGGCGATGGTCACAGTCGCCCCAGGACGAAACCTCTAGGCTTCGGCGCTTCGCTTACATTAGCTGTTAACCATGGCAATTGAACAGCCACAACAGGATTTTGAGAGTACCTAATACTCGCAAAGCAAAGAGAGGACCTTACGTCCCCTCCCTCAAATTATTCACACCGCGAACTTTTACCGCTCTTTGAATATTATTCCCCACTTATAAATTTTTCCATTTCCGAAACCTTATCACCATTCAACAAATGGGTCACTCCGTATGTTTCCCCTTCCCCGTTTTGATTCACCCCGACATCGAGATCGTGAAAAATTTGGTACAAATATTCATATAATTGTTTCATCTCCTCATCCATCGGCTCCCATTTATCGACTAATTCCGTCGCTTCTATCGCTTCCCCATTTAAACCTAAGTGTGACGTCCGGACAAATTGCAAGTGAGATATAGCAGTCGTAAGGAGAGAAATATTACTTTTATCTTTATCAAGTTCTCCAAAATTCGCTCTTTCGCCTAATTTCTCTTTGATGGCTTGAGACTTTAGATAATACTCGAAACCCTCATCATTGTTCGCTTTCTTAAGTCTTGGATCGTCCAACGGTTCTGAAAGAATTTTGTAGGATTCTGAAATCCATTCATTCAACTTTTTATCAAACTCTTTACTCTTTAATTTTATATTTTCACTTTCCCCAGCCCATTCAATCGTTACATCCATCACATGATTTTCTGTTGCAATAGCGCAATTTTCGCAACCACCTAAGTCTGAAACACCAACACCATTTTTTAAAGGAACATCAGTCTCTCTGTTTTCGTTTACCGATCCATCAATTCTATAATCGATTTTTGTCGGTGGCTGATCGTCGCCGATGTATTCCAATATAAGATAATCCGTTTCACTGCCTACCGGCGTCCCCGACTTGCTGCCTTTTGGCTTTACAGTCGCTAGGTATTGTACTTCCCAGTTATCACTTTCTCCATGAAATCGTAGTTGTTTAGGATTCAATTCGCCATCTTGTTTCACATCGGTATCATGTTTTTTTTGATCCACCGCCGGAACGTCTTGTTGTTGGTTGCCGGGAGAGTTTATAATTTCTCTACCTACCGTATCCCAAAGGAAAAAAACCAGGAAAACACCAACAATAGCCACTGCTCCTCTACTCATCCATTTCGCAAAAATGTTTTTCACCCCGTCATTCATTTCGCCTTTTTCAATACGTTCAAAAATCCGCTCTTTGTTTTTATGAGAAACAGGGTTTTCTTTAAAAATCGAATCATCCATGATCTCCTTTAATCGCTTCAGTTTATCCTCCACGATTTTTCACCTCTTTCATAGGCTTGTCTTAATAAGTCCCTTCCCCTTCTCAAGCGC
This genomic window contains:
- a CDS encoding Fur family transcriptional regulator, giving the protein MTVNEYMNQLKKRGYKKTDKREEMIRIFEREKRYLSAKEMLHSMQSTFPGLSLDTVYRNLSLFEQLDIVETTDLNGERIYRLNCSKGDHHHHLICLSCGKSRLIDICPLDALSEPPSEFVITDHKFELYGYCKECC